One window of the Streptomyces asoensis genome contains the following:
- a CDS encoding cation diffusion facilitator family transporter encodes MVALAANLVIAVAKAAGGLFAGSPALLSEAAHSVADSLNEVFLLAALRRSRRPADARHPFGYGKERFFWSLLAAVGIFVMGGCFSFFQGVEALRSDVDEKLSGYVAGLIVLGVAFLAEGASLLRALHQVRKQGGGVAGLRDPALRTVVAEDGTAVLGVTLAAIGMVLHMVTGQVVWEASASLAIGALLVYVAYRLGREARDQLIGEAADPETGARIRALLDAQPEIDSVEALFTMKMGLDAALVAARVDLMPGLDSERVEEIAVRIKRSIAATVPEADQIFLDVTDRGAREAAESPAATGERGGA; translated from the coding sequence CTGGTGGCGCTCGCCGCCAACCTGGTGATCGCCGTCGCCAAGGCCGCGGGCGGTCTGTTCGCGGGCTCGCCCGCGCTGCTGTCGGAGGCGGCGCACTCCGTGGCCGACAGTCTGAACGAGGTCTTCCTCCTCGCCGCACTGCGCCGCAGCCGACGCCCGGCCGACGCACGGCATCCCTTCGGCTACGGCAAGGAACGCTTCTTCTGGTCGCTGCTGGCCGCCGTGGGGATCTTCGTCATGGGCGGCTGTTTCTCCTTCTTCCAGGGGGTCGAGGCTCTCCGGTCGGACGTCGACGAGAAGCTCAGCGGCTATGTGGCGGGCCTGATCGTGCTCGGCGTCGCCTTCCTCGCCGAGGGAGCCTCACTGCTGCGGGCCCTGCACCAGGTACGCAAGCAGGGCGGCGGTGTCGCGGGCCTGCGCGACCCGGCCCTGCGCACGGTCGTCGCCGAGGACGGCACCGCCGTGCTCGGCGTCACCCTGGCCGCGATCGGCATGGTCCTGCACATGGTGACCGGGCAGGTCGTGTGGGAGGCCTCCGCCTCGCTGGCGATCGGCGCGCTGCTCGTCTACGTCGCCTACCGGCTCGGGCGTGAGGCCCGCGACCAGCTCATCGGCGAGGCCGCCGACCCGGAGACCGGCGCGCGGATCCGCGCGCTGCTCGACGCCCAGCCCGAGATCGACAGTGTGGAAGCGCTGTTCACGATGAAGATGGGCCTCGACGCGGCCCTGGTGGCGGCCCGCGTCGACCTCATGCCGGGCCTGGACAGCGAGCGGGTCGAGGAGATCGCCGTGCGCATCAAGCGCTCGATCGCGGCGACGGTGCCCGAGGCCGACCAGATCTTCCTCGATGTGACCGACCGCGGCGCGCGCGAGGCAGCGGAAAGCCCCGCCGCGACGGGGGAACGCGGCGGGGCCTGA
- a CDS encoding aldo/keto reductase, which produces MQYVKLGSTGLDVSRICLGCMTYGLPDRGAHEWTLDEAASRPLIRQALDAGVTFFDTANVYSDGTSEEIVGRALRDFARRDEIVLATKVNGRMRPGPNGAGLSRKAILSEIDHSLRRLGTDHVDLYQIHRFDPHTPVEETMEALHDLVKAGKVRYIGASSMYAWQFSKMQYTAERHGWTRFVSMQNHYNLLYREEEREMLPLCADQGVGVLPWSPLARGRLTRDWGTETGRSSTDGFGGSLYPEGDRGTVEAVTRIAADRGVPRARVALAWLLHQPTVTAPIIGAAKPHHLEDAVAATELALTEKELAELEEPYTPHPIAGH; this is translated from the coding sequence ATGCAGTACGTGAAGCTCGGTTCGACGGGTCTGGACGTGTCCAGGATCTGTCTGGGCTGCATGACCTACGGACTCCCCGACCGGGGCGCGCACGAGTGGACCCTCGACGAGGCGGCGTCGCGCCCGCTCATCAGGCAGGCCCTGGACGCGGGCGTCACCTTCTTCGACACCGCGAACGTCTACTCCGACGGCACCAGCGAGGAGATCGTCGGCAGGGCCCTGCGCGACTTCGCCCGCCGTGACGAGATCGTGCTCGCGACGAAGGTCAACGGCCGGATGCGGCCCGGGCCCAACGGCGCCGGACTGTCCCGCAAGGCGATCCTGTCCGAGATCGACCACAGTCTGCGCCGCCTCGGCACCGACCACGTCGACCTGTACCAGATCCACCGCTTCGACCCGCACACCCCGGTCGAGGAGACGATGGAGGCGCTGCACGACCTGGTGAAGGCGGGCAAGGTCCGCTACATCGGGGCGAGTTCGATGTACGCCTGGCAGTTCTCCAAGATGCAGTACACGGCCGAGCGGCACGGCTGGACCAGGTTCGTGTCGATGCAGAACCACTACAACCTCCTCTACCGCGAGGAGGAGCGCGAGATGCTGCCGCTCTGCGCGGACCAGGGCGTCGGGGTACTGCCCTGGAGCCCGCTGGCCCGCGGCCGCCTCACCCGTGACTGGGGCACCGAGACCGGCCGCAGTTCCACGGACGGCTTCGGCGGCTCCCTCTACCCGGAGGGCGATCGCGGCACCGTCGAGGCGGTCACCCGCATCGCGGCCGACCGGGGCGTCCCCCGCGCCCGGGTCGCCCTGGCCTGGCTCCTCCACCAGCCCACGGTGACCGCCCCGATCATCGGAGCCGCGAAGCCCCACCACCTCGAGGATGCGGTGGCTGCCACCGAACTGGCCCTGACGGAAAAGGAGTTGGCGGAACTGGAGGAGCCCTACACCCCCCACCCGATCGCCGGCCACTGA
- a CDS encoding flavoprotein, with protein sequence MTEQDEQPPFLYVVVCAAGIAADVGRLIAAAQERGWHVGVIATPHAMNGFFDTAAVEAQTGRPIRSAWRRPGDPRPFPEPDAVVVAPATFNTINKWAAGIADTLALGTLCEVSGLGVPLGVLPCVNETLAGHPAYQDSLIRLRGMGVRFGYPYDRAQGEEFDWERALDLIE encoded by the coding sequence GTGACCGAACAGGACGAACAGCCGCCCTTCCTCTACGTCGTCGTCTGCGCCGCCGGTATCGCCGCGGACGTCGGCAGGCTGATCGCCGCCGCCCAGGAGCGGGGGTGGCACGTGGGCGTCATCGCGACGCCCCACGCCATGAACGGCTTCTTCGACACCGCCGCCGTCGAGGCGCAGACCGGGCGCCCGATCCGCTCCGCCTGGCGGCGCCCCGGCGACCCGCGGCCGTTCCCCGAGCCCGACGCGGTCGTCGTCGCCCCGGCCACCTTCAACACCATCAACAAATGGGCGGCGGGCATCGCCGACACCCTCGCCCTGGGCACCCTGTGCGAGGTCTCCGGGCTGGGCGTCCCCCTCGGGGTCCTGCCCTGTGTGAACGAGACCCTCGCGGGCCACCCCGCCTACCAGGACAGTCTGATACGGCTGCGCGGCATGGGCGTCCGGTTCGGGTACCCGTACGACCGCGCCCAGGGCGAGGAGTTCGACTGGGAGCGGGCGCTGGACCTGATCGAATGA
- a CDS encoding DUF4235 domain-containing protein: MAKKRKLPLAYKPVGFVLGWASGALAGVAFRKAWKAIRHEDNAPDALDRDRGWGEILLAAAVQGAIFAAVRSAADRTGAKAIERSTGVWPAQDKGGRD; encoded by the coding sequence GTGGCCAAGAAGAGGAAACTCCCCCTTGCCTACAAGCCCGTCGGATTCGTGCTCGGCTGGGCGAGCGGCGCCCTGGCGGGAGTCGCGTTCCGCAAGGCGTGGAAGGCGATACGACACGAGGACAACGCTCCGGACGCCCTGGACCGGGACCGCGGCTGGGGCGAGATCCTGCTGGCCGCGGCGGTCCAGGGCGCGATCTTCGCGGCGGTCCGCAGCGCCGCCGACCGCACCGGCGCCAAGGCGATCGAACGGTCCACGGGAGTGTGGCCGGCCCAGGACAAGGGCGGCCGGGACTGA
- a CDS encoding glutathione S-transferase family protein, producing the protein MSGGGDGNSAYGHKAFQRSKSHFTDRITADGRDGRPVTAGRYRLVVSRACPWASRAVISRRLLGLEDALSMAIADPIQDDRSWRFTLDPDGRDPVLGIRYLSEAYDRRERDHGTGVSVPAIVDVPSGELVTNDYQQLTLDLATEWTALHRPGAPDLYPDRLRDEIDTVMADVYEDVNNGVYRAGFASEQGEYEQACARVFRRLELLTSRLARQRYLVGDTITEADIRLFTTLVRFDAVYHGHFKCNRWKLTENPVLWAYVRDLFQTPGFGDTVDFDHIKRHYYRVHTGINPTRIVPLGPDLAGWRASHHREELGGRPFGTGTPPGPVRVDEEVPARGRP; encoded by the coding sequence ATGAGCGGCGGGGGCGACGGCAACAGCGCGTACGGCCACAAGGCGTTCCAGCGGTCCAAGAGTCACTTCACCGACCGCATCACCGCGGACGGCCGGGACGGCCGGCCCGTGACGGCGGGCCGCTACCGTCTGGTGGTCAGCCGTGCCTGCCCGTGGGCGAGCCGAGCGGTGATCTCCCGGCGCCTCCTCGGCCTGGAGGACGCGCTGTCGATGGCGATCGCCGACCCCATCCAGGACGACCGCAGCTGGCGCTTCACCCTCGACCCGGACGGCCGCGATCCCGTCCTCGGCATCCGCTATCTCAGCGAGGCGTACGACCGCCGGGAGCGCGACCACGGGACCGGCGTCAGCGTGCCCGCGATCGTGGACGTGCCCAGCGGCGAGCTGGTGACGAACGACTACCAGCAGCTCACCCTGGACCTCGCCACCGAGTGGACGGCCCTGCACCGCCCCGGCGCCCCCGACCTCTACCCCGACCGGCTGCGAGACGAGATCGACACGGTCATGGCCGACGTGTACGAGGACGTCAACAACGGGGTGTACCGGGCGGGTTTCGCCAGTGAGCAGGGCGAGTACGAGCAGGCGTGCGCGCGTGTGTTCCGGCGGCTGGAGCTGCTGACGTCCCGACTGGCCCGGCAGCGCTACCTGGTGGGTGACACGATCACCGAGGCGGACATCCGGCTGTTCACCACACTGGTGCGTTTCGACGCCGTCTATCACGGCCACTTCAAGTGCAACCGCTGGAAGCTGACGGAGAATCCGGTCCTGTGGGCGTACGTCCGGGATCTCTTCCAGACGCCCGGCTTCGGGGACACCGTCGACTTCGATCACATCAAGCGGCACTACTACCGGGTGCACACCGGCATCAACCCGACCCGGATCGTCCCCCTCGGCCCGGACCTGGCCGGCTGGCGCGCCTCCCACCACCGCGAGGAACTCGGCGGCCGTCCTTTCGGCACCGGGACACCTCCCGGTCCGGTCCGTGTCGACGAAGAGGTTCCGGCGCGGGGACGCCCCTGA
- a CDS encoding nitroreductase family deazaflavin-dependent oxidoreductase: MPLEGEYEASPAQWVREQVEQYERSGGTEGTTLEDTGLPVILLTTRGAKSGKLRKTPLMRVEHEGRYALVASLGGAPKHPVWYHNVKADTQVELQDGPLKQDMTAREVTGAEKAEWWERAVAAFPQYADYQKKTDREIPVFVVEPAHGS, encoded by the coding sequence ATGCCTCTCGAAGGCGAGTACGAAGCCAGCCCGGCGCAGTGGGTGCGCGAACAGGTGGAGCAGTACGAGCGCTCCGGCGGCACCGAGGGGACGACGCTGGAGGACACGGGACTGCCCGTCATCCTGCTGACGACCCGGGGCGCGAAGAGCGGGAAGCTCCGCAAGACGCCGCTGATGCGGGTCGAGCACGAGGGCCGGTACGCCCTGGTCGCCTCGCTGGGCGGCGCACCCAAGCACCCGGTCTGGTACCACAACGTCAAGGCCGACACTCAGGTGGAGCTCCAGGACGGGCCCCTGAAGCAGGACATGACGGCCCGTGAGGTCACCGGCGCGGAGAAGGCCGAGTGGTGGGAGCGCGCCGTCGCCGCGTTTCCGCAGTACGCCGACTACCAGAAGAAGACGGACCGGGAGATCCCGGTGTTCGTCGTGGAGCCCGCCCACGGCAGCTGA
- a CDS encoding nuclear transport factor 2 family protein, translating into MSDARPPLPPFTRETAARKVQAAEDAWNTRDPHKVALAYSEDSVWRNRDTFLTGRAAIVEFLTAKWAREHEYALRKDLWAHDGHRIAVRFQYESRDAAGQCWRSYGNELWEFDERGLMTRREASIDDVPIEEADRRIHGPRPEAERGLSFPLE; encoded by the coding sequence ATGTCGGACGCCCGTCCACCCCTGCCGCCCTTCACCCGGGAAACCGCGGCCCGGAAGGTCCAGGCCGCCGAGGACGCCTGGAACACCCGTGACCCGCACAAGGTCGCCCTCGCCTACTCCGAGGACTCGGTCTGGCGCAACCGCGACACCTTCCTCACCGGCCGTGCCGCGATCGTCGAGTTCCTCACCGCCAAGTGGGCCCGCGAGCACGAGTACGCGCTCCGCAAGGACCTCTGGGCCCACGACGGCCACCGCATCGCCGTCCGCTTCCAGTACGAGTCGCGCGACGCCGCCGGGCAGTGCTGGCGCAGCTACGGCAACGAACTGTGGGAGTTCGACGAGCGCGGGCTGATGACCCGCCGCGAGGCGAGCATCGACGACGTGCCGATCGAGGAGGCGGACCGCCGGATCCACGGGCCGCGCCCCGAGGCCGAACGAGGGCTGTCCTTCCCGCTTGAGTAG
- a CDS encoding M20/M25/M40 family metallo-hydrolase — translation MPVLFFDIGATLADARLEADGSLTLVPRPRVLAVLDAFRDVRKGIISNPGPDAADAERAASALREAFPDRFTDDALVHWGAKDSREIFDGAVAGTAGEGTPVSAADECVFVGEDARERAFAREAGLRTAAHPVFTAASVENRPVLWARIGLPEGLGLSALEGVANQTEVVPVHVASARLVLAMASTRGAAVLEQAGFTVDLRGPVEDTAAFLIRDDRPLTPAASAADDRDGATTRATAAFGLVADELAAAATPPLIPLGPAPGGVYLAAPAGAPVEAVHLPGAKPGHTERLLPDPALLSRPGEAWAAGLAAGPAAGGAEPDPAAAAMDGHPSPETIAAVRAAVTPEVLRGHVARISGVEPLRDGDGLLVRSRDVSADDNPRVVEALADRFQDLDLSVRLHRFRWRGHQLFNVEAEHRAAGADSTVLITAHLDSTASSGDFVDANGDPRPYDPAVDPAPGADDDGSGTAAVMAAAECLHALLADGRAPTRNVRFVLFNAEEQGLVGSKFYARAAAAAGERIAGVFQMDMIAGRQQGSTPTVEIHAGSSVSGPVVGASDALGALVADTVPAIDTGVTVQQLTGPDDPAIGRSDHASFHERGWAAVAVSEDIFALDGGPGTGTRQYHTPGDTLLDQDHSTQFAATVARSVTATALTLAGL, via the coding sequence ATGCCCGTGCTCTTCTTCGATATCGGGGCGACCTTGGCGGACGCCCGTCTGGAGGCCGACGGTTCGCTGACGCTCGTGCCCCGACCGCGTGTCCTCGCTGTGCTCGACGCCTTCCGCGACGTACGCAAGGGCATCATCTCCAACCCGGGCCCGGATGCGGCCGACGCGGAGCGGGCCGCGTCGGCCCTGCGGGAGGCGTTCCCGGACCGTTTCACGGACGACGCCCTCGTGCACTGGGGCGCCAAGGACAGCCGGGAGATCTTCGACGGGGCGGTCGCCGGCACGGCGGGTGAGGGGACCCCCGTCTCGGCGGCCGACGAGTGCGTCTTCGTGGGGGAGGACGCCCGGGAGCGCGCCTTCGCCAGGGAAGCCGGGCTGCGCACGGCGGCCCACCCCGTGTTCACCGCCGCCTCCGTGGAGAACCGTCCCGTCCTCTGGGCGCGGATCGGGCTGCCCGAGGGCCTGGGGCTGTCTGCGCTGGAGGGGGTCGCGAACCAGACCGAAGTCGTCCCCGTGCATGTCGCGTCGGCGCGGCTCGTGCTGGCCATGGCGAGCACGCGCGGCGCCGCGGTACTCGAACAGGCAGGGTTCACGGTCGACTTGCGGGGACCGGTGGAGGACACGGCGGCCTTCCTGATCCGCGACGACCGTCCGCTCACCCCCGCCGCGAGCGCCGCGGACGACCGGGACGGGGCGACGACGCGCGCCACGGCCGCCTTCGGCCTGGTCGCCGACGAACTCGCCGCAGCCGCCACCCCGCCGCTCATTCCCCTGGGGCCCGCGCCGGGCGGCGTCTACCTCGCGGCGCCGGCCGGTGCTCCGGTGGAGGCCGTGCACCTGCCGGGTGCGAAGCCGGGGCACACCGAACGGCTGCTGCCGGACCCGGCGCTGCTCTCCCGCCCCGGCGAGGCATGGGCGGCAGGACTCGCCGCCGGTCCGGCGGCGGGCGGCGCGGAGCCGGACCCTGCCGCGGCGGCCATGGACGGTCACCCCTCCCCGGAGACGATCGCGGCGGTGCGCGCGGCCGTGACCCCCGAGGTACTGCGCGGCCATGTCGCGCGCATCTCCGGTGTCGAGCCGCTGAGAGACGGCGACGGGCTGCTGGTGCGCAGCCGGGATGTGTCCGCCGACGACAACCCCCGGGTCGTCGAGGCGCTGGCGGACCGTTTCCAGGACCTCGATCTGAGCGTCCGACTGCACCGGTTCCGGTGGCGGGGGCACCAGCTGTTCAACGTGGAGGCCGAGCACCGCGCCGCAGGGGCGGACTCCACGGTGCTCATCACCGCGCACCTGGATTCCACCGCTTCCAGCGGCGACTTCGTCGATGCGAACGGCGACCCCCGCCCCTACGACCCCGCCGTGGACCCCGCACCCGGCGCCGACGACGACGGGAGCGGAACCGCAGCCGTCATGGCCGCCGCCGAGTGCCTGCACGCGCTGCTCGCGGACGGCAGGGCGCCCACCCGGAACGTGCGCTTCGTGCTCTTCAACGCCGAGGAACAGGGCCTGGTCGGCAGCAAGTTCTACGCCAGGGCCGCCGCCGCGGCGGGGGAGCGGATCGCCGGCGTCTTTCAGATGGACATGATCGCGGGCCGTCAGCAGGGCAGTACGCCGACCGTGGAGATCCACGCCGGTTCCTCGGTGTCGGGCCCGGTCGTGGGCGCGTCCGACGCGCTGGGCGCACTCGTCGCGGACACCGTGCCGGCCATCGACACCGGGGTGACGGTTCAGCAGCTCACGGGCCCCGACGATCCGGCGATCGGGCGCAGCGACCACGCGAGCTTCCACGAGCGGGGCTGGGCGGCGGTCGCCGTCTCCGAGGACATCTTCGCCCTCGACGGCGGGCCCGGCACGGGCACCCGGCAGTACCACACCCCGGGAGACACCCTTCTCGACCAGGACCACAGCACGCAGTTCGCCGCCACGGTCGCCCGCTCCGTCACGGCGACCGCCCTGACCCTTGCGGGCCTTTGA
- a CDS encoding M36 family metallopeptidase, with translation MTQLIDKRDLGYDRLARLPGAEAFLADTDRVAESVRHTLIAEEGKVNRFTGHLTELRVEGAPAGLAERAGAESTDGDYIARAKEYLSSVSAAIGFAAGEPAEFEADPKVTVTSGGMHVVSLQQTLNGIDVWGMAPKVWLREDGTVDRVVGDTVSVPGNVPTMPTVPVETALAAGAAKAAESVTLEGLLGTDELPALDVSDGFRRLSSQARNDQPMTFDKGAFDEAIPGRLVYFYMGDTVRLAWSFRFSRAQGAVQYHALVEADGMTADRAAPQVLYLQDLTNHVVGGLVFRQNPVETGFALASFPLPLSDYPVAPPSTPMPGFPGPWVERQNGSVATVGNNVQAVDGDTGESFKVDVDAAGNGVFAPNPDTPEQLVTNIFFFCNYMHDFFVMLGFNEEHGNFQTVNFSGLGVGADPVVAQAHPRPVFGTANMLTRADGLAAEMNMGLVADTGRHTANDAHVVRHEFAHGVTNRLVGGLHDANGLREEQSRAMGEGWSDFFALTIPNFSQEREHTVVGDWVVDDPAGIRQRPYDDRYPGGFGDIGQVKGGLDYTRIHNVGEIWCAALLEMTRRISAELGSKERGYRVAWQAVVDGLKLTPKNPSLLTARDAILRALKDLKGTSFTAAEYTEVRTAAWGSFARYGMGFDAFCPNASFVGCRAGSQPPPAGHED, from the coding sequence ATGACGCAGTTGATCGACAAGCGAGACCTGGGTTACGACCGGCTCGCCCGGCTCCCGGGCGCCGAGGCGTTCCTGGCCGACACCGATCGTGTGGCGGAGTCGGTGCGCCACACCCTCATCGCCGAGGAAGGCAAGGTGAACCGCTTCACCGGCCACCTGACCGAACTACGGGTGGAGGGCGCACCGGCCGGCCTCGCCGAGCGGGCAGGCGCCGAGTCCACCGACGGCGACTACATCGCCAGGGCGAAGGAGTACCTCTCCTCGGTCTCGGCGGCGATCGGCTTCGCCGCCGGAGAACCCGCCGAGTTCGAAGCCGATCCGAAGGTGACGGTCACGAGCGGCGGCATGCACGTGGTCAGCCTCCAGCAGACACTCAACGGCATCGATGTGTGGGGCATGGCCCCCAAGGTGTGGCTGCGCGAGGACGGCACGGTCGACCGGGTCGTCGGCGACACGGTGAGTGTGCCGGGCAACGTCCCCACGATGCCGACGGTGCCGGTCGAGACGGCCCTGGCCGCCGGCGCCGCGAAGGCCGCCGAGTCGGTCACGCTCGAAGGCCTGCTCGGTACCGACGAGCTGCCGGCCCTGGACGTCTCGGACGGCTTCCGCCGGCTGAGCTCCCAGGCGCGCAACGACCAGCCGATGACGTTCGACAAGGGCGCCTTCGACGAGGCGATCCCCGGTCGGCTGGTGTACTTCTACATGGGCGACACCGTCCGTCTCGCCTGGTCGTTCAGGTTCTCCCGGGCGCAGGGGGCGGTGCAGTACCACGCGCTGGTGGAGGCCGACGGGATGACGGCGGACCGGGCGGCGCCACAGGTCCTGTACCTCCAGGACCTGACGAACCATGTCGTCGGAGGACTGGTGTTCCGGCAGAACCCGGTCGAGACCGGGTTCGCCCTGGCCTCCTTCCCGCTGCCGCTGAGCGACTATCCGGTCGCACCGCCGTCGACGCCGATGCCCGGGTTCCCCGGCCCGTGGGTGGAGCGGCAGAACGGAAGTGTGGCCACCGTCGGGAACAATGTGCAGGCCGTCGACGGGGACACCGGCGAAAGCTTCAAGGTCGACGTCGACGCGGCGGGCAACGGGGTGTTCGCCCCGAACCCCGACACGCCGGAGCAACTCGTCACCAACATCTTCTTCTTCTGCAACTACATGCACGACTTCTTCGTGATGCTCGGCTTCAACGAGGAGCACGGCAACTTCCAGACCGTCAACTTCTCGGGCCTGGGCGTAGGTGCCGACCCGGTCGTCGCCCAAGCCCATCCCAGGCCGGTCTTCGGCACGGCCAACATGCTCACGCGCGCCGACGGTCTGGCAGCGGAGATGAACATGGGTCTGGTCGCCGACACCGGAAGGCACACGGCCAACGACGCGCACGTGGTGCGCCACGAGTTCGCGCACGGCGTGACCAACCGGCTGGTCGGCGGTCTGCACGATGCCAACGGTCTGCGCGAGGAGCAGTCCAGGGCGATGGGCGAGGGCTGGTCGGACTTCTTCGCGCTCACCATCCCCAACTTCTCCCAGGAGCGGGAGCACACCGTGGTCGGCGACTGGGTGGTCGACGACCCGGCCGGCATCCGCCAGCGGCCCTACGACGACCGGTACCCCGGTGGCTTCGGGGACATCGGGCAGGTCAAGGGCGGGCTCGACTACACGAGGATCCACAACGTCGGCGAGATCTGGTGCGCCGCGCTCCTGGAGATGACCCGCCGGATCAGCGCGGAGCTCGGCAGCAAGGAGCGCGGCTACCGGGTCGCCTGGCAGGCCGTCGTCGACGGGCTGAAGCTCACGCCCAAGAACCCGTCCCTGCTCACCGCCCGCGACGCGATCCTGCGGGCCCTGAAGGACCTCAAGGGCACGTCGTTCACCGCGGCCGAGTACACCGAGGTCCGGACGGCGGCCTGGGGATCGTTCGCCCGGTACGGCATGGGCTTCGACGCCTTCTGTCCCAACGCGTCCTTCGTCGGCTGCCGGGCCGGCAGTCAGCCGCCCCCGGCCGGACACGAGGACTGA
- a CDS encoding LysE family transporter, translating into MTAALVAGLVAGYGIAVPVGAVATYLVSLTARTSLRTGVCAALGVALADGLYALIATVGGSAVAAVLRPVLAPLRWASALVLLALAARGAVAAVRQYRARRLNTRSAPPPPSPARACLSLFGITLLNPTTVIYFAALVLGTGTTESAGPLEQGVFVLAAFLASASWQVSLAGGGALLGRVLTGHRGRLVTALVSSGVITVLAVRMVT; encoded by the coding sequence GTGACGGCCGCGCTCGTCGCGGGCCTGGTCGCGGGCTACGGCATCGCCGTACCCGTCGGCGCGGTCGCGACCTACCTCGTCTCCCTCACCGCCCGCACCTCCCTGCGCACCGGTGTGTGCGCCGCGCTCGGCGTCGCCCTCGCGGACGGCCTCTACGCCCTGATCGCCACCGTCGGGGGCTCCGCCGTCGCGGCCGTGCTGCGGCCGGTACTGGCACCGCTGCGCTGGGCCTCGGCGCTGGTCCTGCTGGCGCTGGCGGCACGCGGCGCGGTGGCGGCCGTACGCCAGTACCGGGCCCGGCGGCTCAACACCCGGTCCGCACCCCCTCCGCCGAGCCCGGCCCGGGCCTGTCTGAGCCTGTTCGGCATCACCCTCCTCAACCCGACGACCGTGATCTACTTCGCCGCGCTTGTTCTCGGCACCGGCACCACCGAGTCCGCAGGCCCCCTGGAACAGGGCGTGTTCGTACTGGCGGCCTTCCTCGCCTCCGCGAGCTGGCAGGTCTCGCTCGCCGGCGGCGGCGCACTGCTGGGCCGCGTGCTGACCGGCCACCGAGGACGGCTGGTGACGGCGCTCGTGTCGAGCGGAGTGATCACGGTGCTGGCCGTGCGGATGGTGACCTAG
- a CDS encoding ferredoxin: MTDIHIGTDVRIGAGQCALAAPGIFTQDDDGFSALLPGREGGGGDPMVREAARAGPVGAIKVSDTAG; this comes from the coding sequence GTGACGGACATTCACATCGGCACGGACGTCCGTATCGGCGCCGGCCAGTGCGCGCTGGCCGCCCCCGGGATCTTCACCCAGGACGACGACGGCTTCAGCGCCCTCCTGCCCGGCCGGGAGGGCGGCGGGGGTGACCCGATGGTCCGGGAGGCCGCGCGGGCCGGCCCGGTCGGCGCGATCAAGGTGTCCGATACGGCGGGGTGA
- a CDS encoding TetR/AcrR family transcriptional regulator yields the protein MDSATAREQALDAAEKLFYGRGVQSVGMDDLRGASGVSLKRLYQLFPAKEQLVEAYLERRDVRWRGQLAESVARREDPRERIPAVFDWLAEWFGEPDFRGCAWINAYGELGATSERVARQVREHKRAFREYLGGLVADAGLPDALTGPLFLLAEGAMVTAGISGGTAPATEAREAARLLLG from the coding sequence ATGGACAGCGCAACGGCCCGTGAGCAGGCGCTCGACGCCGCGGAGAAACTGTTCTACGGGCGCGGCGTGCAGTCCGTCGGGATGGACGACCTCCGCGGCGCCTCGGGGGTGTCGCTCAAGCGCCTGTACCAGCTGTTCCCGGCCAAGGAGCAGTTGGTGGAGGCCTACCTGGAGCGGCGGGACGTGCGCTGGCGCGGGCAGCTCGCCGAGTCCGTCGCCCGGCGGGAGGACCCCCGGGAGCGGATCCCGGCCGTGTTCGACTGGCTGGCGGAGTGGTTCGGCGAGCCTGACTTCCGCGGCTGCGCCTGGATCAACGCGTACGGTGAGCTGGGCGCGACCTCGGAGCGGGTCGCCCGCCAAGTACGGGAGCACAAGCGGGCGTTCCGCGAGTACCTCGGCGGGCTCGTGGCCGACGCGGGGCTGCCCGACGCGCTCACCGGGCCGCTGTTCCTGCTGGCGGAGGGCGCGATGGTGACCGCCGGGATCAGCGGCGGCACCGCCCCGGCGACGGAGGCACGCGAGGCGGCGCGGCTGCTGCTGGGCTGA